A single Micromonospora sp. CCTCC AA 2012012 DNA region contains:
- a CDS encoding non-ribosomal peptide synthetase has product MGSVVVPSLVAEWGVRTPGAVAVSAGDEVLSYGDLVERADRLARSLVERGVRRGEVVGVCAGRGVDLVVALLGVMRAGAAYLPLDPGHPVERLRFMVQDAGARFVVVDGGAGAELSEAAELVEVGAVDGSLDGVVLPEVGSGDLAYVIYTSGSTGVPKGVAVEHGAVGRLFGRVGEWIDWSAADVWSCYHSVAFDFSVWELWGALTSGGRVELVSYEDSRDPVAFARLLGERDITMASLTPSALLRLMPHLVGEGVPGGLRHVVLGGEAVRAGQIAGLLELGERPRVWNLYGITETTVHATVRELSAGDVEGAGSPIGVPLSDLTFVVVDAGLGDVAAGALVEEVPVGQAGELWISGAGVARGYVNRPELTALRFVDAVVGGVSGRWYRTGDEVRWGSEFEYVGRLDRQVQLRGFRIELGEVEAALAAREGVAAAVVELVDDADGPRLAAFVTPAAGAGDASVGTLEDVREWLSGRLPEHMLPSTVSVVASLPVTVNGKLDRDALRAMDAQPLPTRGGDDDLVTDTERLLAGIWSDVLGKSPIGRDDYFFTIGGDSMLALRLVALISKTVGTRVGIATLYRNPTIAELGAWVDAALEKKAAGAAR; this is encoded by the coding sequence ATGGGTTCGGTGGTGGTGCCGTCGTTGGTGGCGGAGTGGGGTGTGCGGACGCCGGGTGCGGTGGCGGTGTCGGCGGGTGACGAGGTGTTGTCGTACGGGGACCTGGTGGAGCGGGCGGACCGGTTGGCGCGGTCGCTGGTGGAGCGCGGGGTCCGTCGCGGTGAGGTGGTGGGGGTGTGTGCCGGCCGGGGGGTCGACCTGGTCGTGGCGTTGCTGGGGGTGATGCGGGCGGGGGCTGCGTATCTGCCGTTGGATCCGGGTCATCCGGTGGAGCGGCTGCGGTTCATGGTGCAGGACGCCGGGGCCCGCTTCGTGGTGGTCGACGGCGGTGCGGGTGCGGAGCTGTCCGAGGCTGCGGAGTTGGTGGAGGTCGGGGCCGTTGATGGTTCCTTGGACGGGGTCGTGTTGCCGGAGGTGGGTTCGGGTGATCTGGCGTATGTGATTTACACGTCGGGGTCGACGGGGGTGCCGAAGGGTGTTGCTGTTGAGCATGGTGCGGTGGGGCGGTTGTTCGGTCGGGTGGGGGAGTGGATTGATTGGTCGGCGGCTGATGTGTGGTCGTGTTACCACTCGGTGGCTTTTGATTTCTCGGTGTGGGAGTTGTGGGGTGCGTTGACGTCGGGTGGTCGGGTGGAGCTGGTCTCTTATGAGGACAGCCGTGACCCGGTGGCGTTCGCGCGTTTGTTGGGTGAGCGGGACATCACGATGGCGAGCCTTACTCCGTCGGCGTTGTTGCGGTTGATGCCGCATCTGGTCGGTGAGGGTGTGCCGGGTGGATTGCGGCATGTGGTGTTGGGTGGTGAGGCGGTGCGTGCGGGGCAGATCGCGGGTTTGTTGGAGTTGGGTGAGCGGCCGCGGGTGTGGAATTTGTACGGGATCACGGAGACGACGGTGCACGCGACGGTTCGTGAGTTGTCGGCCGGGGATGTCGAGGGGGCTGGCAGTCCGATCGGGGTGCCGTTGAGTGACCTGACTTTCGTGGTGGTGGATGCGGGGCTGGGGGATGTGGCGGCGGGTGCGCTGGTGGAGGAGGTGCCGGTCGGGCAGGCGGGTGAGTTGTGGATTTCGGGTGCGGGGGTGGCACGGGGTTATGTGAATCGGCCGGAGTTGACGGCGTTGCGGTTTGTGGATGCGGTGGTGGGGGGTGTGTCGGGGCGGTGGTATCGGACGGGGGATGAGGTGCGGTGGGGGTCGGAGTTCGAGTATGTGGGTCGGTTGGATCGGCAGGTGCAGTTGCGGGGTTTCCGGATCGAGTTGGGTGAGGTGGAGGCGGCGTTGGCGGCCCGTGAGGGCGTCGCCGCGGCAGTCGTCGAGCTGGTCGACGACGCCGACGGACCCCGACTCGCGGCGTTCGTCACGCCGGCCGCCGGTGCCGGGGACGCATCGGTGGGGACCCTGGAGGACGTGCGGGAGTGGCTCTCCGGTCGACTGCCGGAGCACATGCTGCCCTCCACGGTCTCGGTGGTCGCCTCCCTGCCGGTGACGGTGAACGGCAAGCTGGACCGCGACGCGCTCCGCGCCATGGACGCGCAGCCGCTGCCGACCCGTGGCGGCGACGACGACCTGGTCACCGACACCGAACGTCTGCTGGCCGGCATCTGGTCCGACGTCCTCGGCAAGAGCCCCATCGGCCGCGACGACTACTTCTTCACCATCGGCGGTGACTCCATGCTCGCGTTGCGGCTGGTCGCCCTGATCAGCAAGACCGTGGGGACCCGCGTCGGCATCGCGACGCTCTACCGGAACCCGACGATCGCCGAGCTGGGCGCGTGGGTCGACGCCGCGCTGGAGAAGAAGGCCGCGGGCGCCGCCAGATGA